tatgtgtaatttgcctacctctgtctgtgtaccatgtgtatgcacTGCCTTTGGAGGCCAAAAAGGACATTGGATCCTCGGGGACTGGTATTACTAAGACAATTAAGAGTCTACATACAGAGTTGGGTGGGGTAGAGAGTAGGGGGCGGTAGTCGGGGGtggtgggagaaggaggaggcggCGAATCACTTATAAATGGCGCCCAAGCAGGACCCTAAGCCGAAATTCCAGGAGGGCGAGCGAGTGCTGTGCTTTCATGGGCCTCTTCTCTATGAAGCAAAGTGTGTAAAGGTTGCCATAAAGGACAAACAAGTGAAATACTTCATCCATTACAGTGGCTGGAATAAAAATTGGGATGAATGGGTGCCAGAAAGCAGAGTACTCAAATACGTGGACACCAATTTGCAGAAACAGCGAGAACTTCAAAAGGCCAATCAGGAACAATATGCAGAGGGCAAGATGAGAGGGGCTGCTCCGGGGAAGAAGACATCCGGCCTGCAACAGAAAAATGTCgaagtgaaaacaaaaaagaacaagcaGAAAACACCTGGAAATGGAGATGGTGGCAGTACCAGTGAGACACCTCAGCCTCCTAGGAAGAAGAGAGCCCGGGTAGATCCTACCGTTGAAAATGAAGAAACCTTCATGAACAGAGTTGAAGTTAAAGTGAAGATCCCTGAAGAGCTGAAACCCTGGCTTGTGGATGACTGGGACTTGATCACCAGACAAAAGCAGCTTTTTTATCTTCCTGCCAAGAAGAATGTGGATTCCATTTTGGAGGATTATGCAAATTATAAGAAGTCTCGAGGAAATACAGATAATAAAGAGTATGCTGTTAATGAGGTGGTGGCAGGCATAAAGGAGTACTTCAATGTCATGTTGGGCACTCAGCTTCTCTACAAGTTTGAGAGACCACAGTACGCTGAAATCCTCACCGACCACCCGGATGCGCCCATGTCCCAGGTGTACGGAGCGCCACATTTGCTGAGATTATTTGTGCGAATTGGAGCGATGTTGGCCTACACGCCTCTAGATGAGAAAAGCCTTGCTTTATTACT
This genomic stretch from Mus musculus strain C57BL/6J chromosome 19, GRCm38.p6 C57BL/6J harbors:
- the Morf4l1b gene encoding mortality factor 4 like 1B; protein product: MAPKQDPKPKFQEGERVLCFHGPLLYEAKCVKVAIKDKQVKYFIHYSGWNKNWDEWVPESRVLKYVDTNLQKQRELQKANQEQYAEGKMRGAAPGKKTSGLQQKNVEVKTKKNKQKTPGNGDGGSTSETPQPPRKKRARVDPTVENEETFMNRVEVKVKIPEELKPWLVDDWDLITRQKQLFYLPAKKNVDSILEDYANYKKSRGNTDNKEYAVNEVVAGIKEYFNVMLGTQLLYKFERPQYAEILTDHPDAPMSQVYGAPHLLRLFVRIGAMLAYTPLDEKSLALLLNYLHDFLKYLAKNSATLFSASDYEVAPPEYHRKAV